One window from the genome of Carnobacteriaceae bacterium zg-84 encodes:
- a CDS encoding GNAT family N-acetyltransferase, with translation MLEIKPIEEKDVYHLWKIGFSKADMEWTKWNGPYFEDYEVYTFETFQKELSFYKNTDYCWGIYVDDTLIGALFRHWEYQKTRWLEIGIVIYDENYWNGGYGTEALRLWIPKTFKDFPEIEHIGLTTWSGNKRMMRASEKLGLLQEACIRKVRYWQGVYYDSVKYGVLRDEWDTI, from the coding sequence ATGCTAGAAATAAAACCGATTGAAGAAAAAGATGTCTATCACTTGTGGAAAATCGGCTTTTCAAAAGCCGATATGGAATGGACAAAATGGAACGGACCTTACTTTGAAGATTATGAAGTGTATACATTTGAAACATTTCAAAAAGAATTATCATTTTACAAAAATACTGATTACTGTTGGGGTATCTATGTTGACGATACTTTAATTGGTGCCTTGTTTAGACACTGGGAATATCAGAAAACACGGTGGCTTGAAATCGGGATTGTGATTTACGATGAAAACTATTGGAATGGTGGATACGGAACAGAAGCCTTACGTTTGTGGATACCTAAAACATTTAAAGATTTCCCAGAAATTGAACATATCGGCTTAACAACATGGAGTGGTAATAAACGTATGATGAGAGCTAGTGAAAAACTAGGTCTATTACAAGAAGCATGTATTCGTAAAGTACGCTATTGGCAAGGTGTTTATTATGATTCCGTTAAATACGGCGTGTTAAGAGATGAATGGGACACAATATAA
- the tsaD gene encoding tRNA (adenosine(37)-N6)-threonylcarbamoyltransferase complex transferase subunit TsaD: MNDVLILAIESSCDETSAAVIKNGCEQLSNVVASQVKSHMRFGGVVPEIASRHHVEQITQVIDEALVDANVTMHDIDAVAVTEGPGLVGALLIGITAAKALAFAHNKPLIPVNHMAGHIYASQLQEPLQFPLMALLVSGGHTELVYMPEDNVFNIIGETRDDAVGEAYDKVGRILNLSYPGGKAIDELAHKGQDTMNLPRAMIKEDNFDFSFSGLKSAVINAVHNAKQKGDTIEPENLAASFQASVIDTLVHKTVKAIQTYPVKQFVLAGGVAANKGLRHTLQKTLNEQFPNIPLTIPPFQLCGDNAAMIGAAAYSVYQRGHFAQLDLNASPGLSLGEDE; this comes from the coding sequence ATGAATGATGTGTTAATTTTAGCGATTGAGTCAAGTTGCGATGAAACAAGTGCAGCTGTGATTAAAAATGGGTGTGAGCAATTATCCAATGTGGTCGCTTCACAAGTAAAAAGTCACATGCGATTTGGAGGTGTCGTTCCAGAAATTGCCAGTCGACATCATGTTGAGCAAATCACACAAGTGATTGATGAAGCACTTGTTGATGCCAATGTCACAATGCATGATATTGATGCAGTGGCTGTTACTGAGGGACCAGGGTTAGTAGGTGCATTGTTAATTGGCATAACAGCTGCTAAAGCACTAGCCTTTGCACACAACAAACCGCTGATTCCTGTTAATCACATGGCGGGACATATTTATGCAAGCCAATTACAAGAACCGTTACAATTTCCGTTAATGGCATTGCTTGTCAGTGGTGGGCATACGGAGTTAGTATATATGCCAGAAGATAATGTATTTAACATTATTGGTGAAACAAGAGATGACGCTGTTGGAGAGGCATACGATAAAGTTGGACGTATTTTGAATTTGTCTTATCCAGGTGGTAAAGCGATTGATGAATTAGCGCATAAAGGACAAGACACGATGAACTTACCACGTGCGATGATAAAAGAGGACAACTTTGATTTTAGTTTCAGCGGACTAAAAAGTGCGGTTATCAATGCTGTGCACAATGCCAAGCAAAAAGGTGACACGATAGAGCCAGAAAATTTAGCAGCGAGTTTTCAAGCAAGTGTTATTGACACACTGGTTCATAAAACTGTGAAAGCTATTCAGACGTATCCGGTAAAACAATTTGTTTTAGCTGGAGGTGTGGCTGCCAATAAAGGATTACGACATACCTTACAAAAAACACTTAACGAACAGTTTCCAAATATTCCACTGACGATTCCACCATTTCAATTATGTGGGGACAATGCCGCCATGATTGGTGCAGCAGCTTATAGCGTATATCAAAGAGGACATTTTGCTCAGCTAGATTTAAATGCTAGTCCGGGATTAAGCTTAGGAGAAGATGAATAA
- the tsaB gene encoding tRNA (adenosine(37)-N6)-threonylcarbamoyltransferase complex dimerization subunit type 1 TsaB, with the protein MITLAIEASNKTLSIALQKDKEIVAFEHIHPTLQHSIVLASTVDTLCKQAQLIPQQISKIIVSNGPGSYTGLRIGVTYAKTLAYTLKIPLIALPSLDLLANMYVAQEDEWIVPFFDARRHHVYAGIYDKNGQVILENCHISFDSLLEFLKQCSKQIVFISPDIESYQEDIITLENARSVIVYPDARVLARIADNADTVDPHLLTPLYLKKAEAEEKWLVEHQEVHHLVERVKY; encoded by the coding sequence ATGATTACATTAGCAATAGAAGCATCAAATAAAACATTATCCATTGCTTTACAAAAAGATAAAGAAATAGTGGCATTTGAACATATTCATCCAACTTTACAGCATAGTATTGTGTTGGCTTCAACAGTTGATACATTGTGCAAACAAGCCCAGTTAATACCTCAACAGATTTCAAAAATTATCGTTTCCAATGGTCCTGGTTCTTATACGGGATTGAGAATAGGAGTAACGTATGCAAAAACACTAGCATATACATTGAAGATACCGCTGATTGCTCTACCAAGTTTAGATTTATTGGCGAACATGTATGTAGCACAAGAGGATGAGTGGATTGTGCCGTTTTTTGATGCACGTCGTCATCATGTTTATGCCGGTATTTATGATAAAAATGGACAAGTCATTTTAGAAAATTGTCATATATCCTTTGACTCTTTACTGGAATTTTTAAAACAGTGCAGCAAACAAATTGTCTTTATTAGCCCAGATATAGAAAGTTATCAAGAGGACATTATAACATTAGAAAATGCACGGTCTGTAATAGTTTATCCAGATGCTAGAGTACTTGCTAGAATAGCGGATAATGCCGATACAGTAGACCCGCACTTGTTGACACCTCTTTACTTGAAAAAAGCAGAAGCAGAGGAAAAATGGTTAGTTGAACATCAAGAAGTTCATCATCTTGTGGAAAGAGTGAAGTACTAA
- a CDS encoding asparaginase: MKHLLILHTGGTISMSEDQTTGRVAPTESNPLLKHTETLYYPAQITQEDFFHLPSPHITQVEMFALKERIERAIQEGINAVVITHGTDTLEETAYFLDLTLPKDIPIVVTGAMRSSNELGSDGLINLQNAILVGLCDESIGKGVLVVMNDEIHTAKYVTKTHTTNLATFQTPTFGPIGLISKNRVLYFQTLTEYETFPIKELHKQNIHLIKAHAGMDSFFLNMLTKENTDGLVIEALGAGNLPPKTLSGLKHIIEQDIPVVLVSRAFNGVTQDVYDYVGGGRQLKEAGVIFTTGLSGQKARLKLMVLLNTSLTQPLHKHF, encoded by the coding sequence ATGAAGCATTTGCTAATTTTACATACTGGCGGCACTATTTCTATGAGCGAAGATCAAACAACTGGACGTGTAGCACCAACGGAATCAAATCCTTTATTAAAACATACAGAAACTTTATATTATCCAGCGCAAATTACTCAAGAAGATTTTTTTCATTTACCGTCACCTCATATCACACAAGTGGAAATGTTTGCTTTGAAAGAACGTATTGAAAGAGCCATTCAAGAGGGAATCAACGCTGTCGTTATCACACATGGTACAGACACTTTAGAAGAAACCGCATATTTTTTAGATTTAACATTACCAAAAGATATTCCTATTGTTGTCACCGGTGCTATGCGTTCTAGTAATGAACTCGGTTCTGATGGTTTAATCAATTTGCAAAATGCTATTTTAGTAGGACTATGTGATGAAAGTATTGGAAAAGGTGTTCTTGTTGTGATGAACGATGAAATTCATACAGCAAAATATGTCACAAAAACACACACAACAAATTTAGCGACATTCCAAACACCTACCTTTGGCCCTATTGGTTTAATTTCTAAAAACCGTGTATTGTATTTCCAAACGCTAACAGAATATGAAACATTTCCTATTAAAGAATTACATAAACAAAATATTCATTTAATAAAAGCTCATGCAGGCATGGATAGCTTTTTCTTAAATATGCTTACAAAAGAAAACACAGACGGACTTGTCATTGAAGCACTTGGTGCAGGGAACTTACCTCCGAAAACATTATCTGGATTAAAGCATATTATTGAACAAGATATCCCTGTTGTACTTGTTTCTCGTGCTTTTAATGGTGTCACACAAGATGTGTACGACTACGTAGGTGGAGGTAGACAATTAAAAGAAGCTGGCGTTATTTTTACAACAGGTTTAAGTGGTCAAAAAGCACGACTAAAGTTAATGGTACTTCTAAATACATCACTCACTCAACCTCTACATAAGCACTTTTAA
- a CDS encoding ABC transporter ATP-binding protein — protein MLEVQHLQKSFGELKAVNDVSFKVDNGKILGLIGKNGAGKSTIFRLILDFITADRGTVLWNNHPFTKEDSNDIGYLPEERGLSIKLTIEEQLLYFAELRGKTKKEISPKINEWLKLFDVKGKRKDKIKTLSKGNQQKVQVIATLIHEPKLIILDEPFSGLDPLNAELLKKGILSLRDRGACVIFSSHNMENVSELCDELLMIDKGQVVLKGSVQEIREFFGRTHVFLESKHTPEELLQVPGVKSVVKAKHNGLNITLENEEAGKILYEYVTKDGYIQTFSQQPLTLEEIFKLKAGEHHE, from the coding sequence ATGTTAGAAGTGCAACATTTACAAAAATCATTTGGTGAATTGAAAGCTGTTAATGACGTTTCATTTAAAGTGGATAATGGAAAAATTCTAGGATTGATTGGAAAGAATGGTGCTGGGAAATCGACTATTTTTAGATTGATTTTAGATTTTATTACAGCCGATAGAGGTACTGTTTTATGGAATAATCACCCATTTACAAAAGAGGATAGTAATGATATTGGTTATTTACCAGAAGAACGAGGTTTGTCTATCAAGCTTACAATTGAAGAGCAACTACTATATTTTGCTGAATTACGTGGTAAAACAAAAAAAGAAATTTCTCCTAAAATTAATGAATGGCTAAAATTATTTGATGTCAAAGGAAAAAGAAAAGATAAAATTAAAACATTATCCAAAGGAAATCAACAAAAAGTGCAAGTCATTGCCACATTGATACACGAGCCTAAATTGATTATTTTAGACGAGCCATTTTCAGGTCTAGATCCTCTCAATGCAGAGTTATTAAAAAAAGGTATTTTATCCTTACGTGATAGAGGAGCATGTGTCATTTTTTCAAGTCATAATATGGAAAACGTTTCTGAATTATGTGATGAATTATTAATGATTGATAAAGGGCAAGTTGTTTTAAAAGGTAGTGTACAAGAAATTCGTGAATTTTTTGGTCGTACACATGTCTTTTTAGAATCTAAGCATACTCCTGAAGAATTATTGCAAGTTCCAGGTGTGAAATCTGTCGTAAAAGCTAAACATAATGGATTAAACATTACTTTAGAAAATGAAGAAGCAGGGAAAATTTTATATGAGTATGTAACAAAAGATGGCTATATTCAAACGTTTAGTCAACAGCCATTAACATTAGAAGAAATTTTTAAATTGAAAGCAGGCGAACATCATGAGTAA
- a CDS encoding FAD-binding oxidoreductase, with protein MKKRIAVIGGGIVGSTCAFYLAKAGHNITLFDDGTGQATKAAAGIISPWLSQRRNKVWYRLTANGASFYQTLLSDLQSLGYNTDFYQQNGTLVFKKSDKLLDKITNLAHQRREIDTLIGDLKRMSVDDLTTLMPELTPPSPALFASGGALIDGKDFIDTLHQASSQFDFHFVNTKVDITSLEFDAIVLAVGAWLPECLAPFGLKVDVRAQKGQLFSACLSNQQTDNYPVLMPQSEIDLLPFKNGKWVIGATHENDMGFDLTPDLTVLEQMKAEASHWLPELDRCDMEDIRVGTRAYTSDYTPFFGSVPYLENVYTASGLGASGLTSGAYIGYLLSELIQEKELPMDITPYSPSKYITK; from the coding sequence ATGAAAAAACGTATTGCTGTAATTGGTGGAGGTATTGTTGGTTCAACATGTGCCTTTTATCTTGCCAAAGCAGGTCACAACATAACCTTATTTGACGACGGGACAGGACAAGCAACAAAAGCGGCAGCAGGTATTATTAGCCCTTGGTTATCTCAAAGACGAAATAAAGTCTGGTATCGTTTAACAGCCAACGGTGCAAGTTTCTATCAAACATTATTAAGCGATTTACAAAGTCTTGGATATAACACTGATTTTTATCAACAGAATGGAACACTCGTCTTTAAAAAATCGGATAAATTATTAGATAAAATCACGAACTTAGCACATCAAAGACGGGAAATAGATACATTAATAGGTGATTTAAAACGGATGAGTGTCGATGATTTAACAACTTTGATGCCTGAACTCACTCCCCCTAGTCCTGCATTATTCGCATCTGGTGGGGCTTTGATTGATGGAAAAGATTTTATTGATACCTTACATCAAGCCTCTTCTCAATTTGATTTTCATTTTGTGAACACTAAAGTAGATATCACATCCCTAGAATTTGATGCGATTGTATTAGCGGTGGGTGCATGGTTGCCAGAATGCTTAGCACCTTTTGGACTAAAAGTAGACGTACGTGCACAAAAAGGACAATTATTTAGTGCTTGTCTATCCAATCAACAAACAGATAACTATCCTGTTTTAATGCCTCAAAGCGAAATTGATTTATTACCATTTAAAAATGGTAAATGGGTTATCGGTGCTACCCACGAAAATGATATGGGCTTTGATTTAACACCTGATTTAACCGTTTTAGAACAAATGAAAGCAGAAGCAAGTCATTGGTTACCAGAATTAGATAGATGCGATATGGAGGACATTCGTGTAGGCACACGTGCTTACACGAGCGACTACACGCCATTTTTTGGTAGTGTTCCTTACTTAGAAAATGTATATACCGCAAGCGGACTAGGTGCATCTGGTCTAACATCGGGTGCATACATTGGATATTTGTTATCTGAACTTATTCAAGAAAAAGAACTTCCAATGGATATTACACCGTATTCGCCGAGTAAGTATATTACTAAATAA
- the rimI gene encoding ribosomal protein S18-alanine N-acetyltransferase, which yields MIRQANIEDALFLYQIAQETGLSWSQKDFEDDLQLNRTIYFVSKEGFIGCQYILNEAEITNIAVSTKYQGKGHAKALWQMMHSFFSEKHIDTCFLEVRESNESARRFYEKIGFRLMSTRKKYYKNPVEHAMIYRWKKDE from the coding sequence ATGATACGACAAGCTAATATCGAGGATGCTCTCTTTTTGTATCAAATAGCCCAAGAAACAGGACTATCTTGGTCACAAAAAGATTTTGAAGATGATTTACAATTAAATCGCACTATTTATTTTGTGTCTAAAGAGGGTTTTATTGGTTGCCAATATATTTTAAACGAGGCAGAAATTACCAATATTGCTGTGTCAACAAAATACCAAGGAAAAGGGCATGCAAAAGCTTTATGGCAAATGATGCATAGCTTTTTTAGTGAAAAACATATTGATACGTGCTTTCTGGAAGTGCGTGAAAGTAATGAGAGTGCAAGACGTTTTTATGAAAAAATAGGATTTCGTTTGATGTCGACTAGGAAAAAGTATTATAAAAATCCAGTTGAACATGCGATGATTTATAGGTGGAAAAAAGATGAATGA
- a CDS encoding ISL3 family transposase: MLVGIIHQHDFVYKSGQKKRNTCMIKSPQLNKEVFLMDYYTKKLLTLTDKSFIADEHWLEEKTINGIPHHFIKGTWTKPCHTCPHCHAKTLIKHGTYQTKTLLPKFRQIKTVLLLKRTRYRCKTCLKTCSSSCSLVDKHCCISKELKQLIALDLTKNISRKHICQDHFVSDVTVQRVLDKYTKQVKPSFHYLPKVLCIDEFKSVTSHLGKMSFICVDGLTHRIIDVLPSRQLDHLITYFKQFSKKARHSVRYLVMDMNANYGKLIQKVFPNAVIVTDRFHIIQHIHRNLNTLRIKEMNTFKKEEKAYKHLKKYWKLLLKDAFDVNDTDYHYHQSFKTYLTHAQILDRLLDYSPVLKQAYEFVQELRYAYRQRDFESFMEVIHHIDPSLPEWFRKKFDIFKTYQNGIYQAFTTPYSNGITEAINNHIKVIKRIAYGYRRFSYFRLRILIIQHHSQWQKKNVKKVVNG, encoded by the coding sequence GTGTTGGTGGGAATAATCCACCAACACGATTTTGTATATAAAAGTGGACAAAAAAAGAGAAATACCTGTATGATTAAATCACCACAATTAAACAAGGAGGTATTTCTCATGGATTATTATACAAAAAAATTATTGACATTAACAGATAAATCTTTCATAGCTGATGAACATTGGTTAGAAGAAAAAACAATAAATGGTATTCCACACCACTTTATTAAAGGTACTTGGACAAAGCCTTGCCACACCTGTCCACATTGTCATGCTAAAACACTCATCAAACATGGGACATATCAAACGAAAACATTATTACCAAAGTTTAGACAAATCAAAACTGTTTTACTTCTTAAAAGAACCCGTTATCGCTGTAAAACGTGTCTAAAAACCTGTTCTTCTTCGTGTTCTTTAGTCGATAAACATTGTTGTATTTCTAAAGAATTAAAACAACTTATTGCACTTGATTTAACGAAAAATATTTCAAGAAAACATATCTGCCAAGACCACTTTGTATCTGATGTGACCGTACAACGTGTCTTAGATAAATATACAAAACAAGTTAAACCGTCTTTTCATTATCTACCTAAGGTACTATGTATCGACGAATTTAAGTCTGTGACATCTCATTTAGGGAAGATGAGTTTTATCTGTGTAGACGGATTGACGCACCGTATTATTGATGTGTTACCTAGTCGCCAATTAGACCATTTAATCACTTATTTTAAACAATTTTCTAAAAAAGCAAGACATAGCGTTCGCTATCTTGTTATGGATATGAATGCCAATTATGGCAAACTTATTCAGAAGGTTTTTCCTAATGCCGTTATTGTCACAGATAGATTTCATATCATACAACATATACATCGGAATTTAAATACACTACGTATAAAAGAAATGAACACCTTTAAAAAAGAAGAAAAGGCTTATAAACACTTAAAGAAATACTGGAAATTATTATTAAAAGATGCCTTTGATGTAAATGATACAGACTATCACTATCACCAATCCTTTAAAACATATCTGACACACGCACAAATCCTGGATAGATTATTAGACTATAGTCCTGTTTTAAAACAAGCATATGAGTTTGTACAAGAGTTGAGATATGCTTATAGACAGCGAGATTTTGAGTCATTTATGGAGGTTATTCATCATATTGACCCGTCATTACCAGAGTGGTTTAGAAAGAAATTTGATATTTTTAAAACCTATCAGAATGGTATTTATCAAGCTTTTACCACACCTTATTCAAACGGTATCACAGAAGCTATCAACAATCATATTAAAGTCATCAAACGGATTGCCTATGGCTACAGACGTTTTTCTTATTTTAGATTGCGTATTTTAATCATACAACACCATTCTCAGTGGCAGAAAAAGAATGTGAAAAAGGTAGTGAATGGTTAA
- a CDS encoding helix-turn-helix transcriptional regulator produces the protein MDNRIKELRKEKRLSQEMLADMVDVTRQTIISLEQGKYIASLPLAYQIAKIFHLTIEDVFIFQEDENV, from the coding sequence ATAGATAATCGTATTAAAGAATTACGAAAAGAAAAGCGATTATCGCAAGAAATGCTTGCAGATATGGTCGATGTGACCAGACAAACCATTATTTCGTTAGAACAAGGAAAATATATCGCTTCATTACCATTAGCGTATCAAATTGCTAAAATATTTCATTTAACGATTGAAGATGTTTTTATATTTCAGGAGGATGAAAATGTATAA
- a CDS encoding branched-chain amino acid aminotransferase → MTNQVNIDWKNLGFSYMKTPYRYISYWKDGQWDNGALTEDNKIYISEGSTALHYGQQAFEGLKAYRCKDGSINLFRPDQNAHRLNKSCQRLLMPEVPMDKFIDAVKQVVKANEEYIPPYGTGGSLYIRPYIIGVGDNIGVAPAPEYIFSVFVMPVGAYFKGGLTPTRFMVTEYDRAAPNGTGAAKVGGNYAGSLIVSKKAKSQGFSDAVYLDPATHTKIEEIGAANFFGITKDGKKFVTPKSPSILPSITKYSLLYLAEHRLGLEVEEGDVYIDRLSDYSEAGACGTAAVISPIGAIEYRDKIHVFYSETEVGPVTRRLYDELVGIQYGDIDAPDGWIEKV, encoded by the coding sequence ATGACGAATCAAGTAAATATTGATTGGAAAAATTTAGGATTTTCTTATATGAAAACACCTTATCGCTATATTTCGTATTGGAAAGACGGTCAATGGGACAATGGGGCGTTGACAGAAGATAATAAAATTTATATTTCTGAGGGGTCAACAGCATTACATTATGGGCAACAAGCTTTTGAAGGCTTAAAGGCCTATCGCTGTAAAGATGGTAGCATCAATTTATTTAGACCAGATCAAAATGCACATCGTCTAAATAAAAGTTGTCAACGTTTGTTAATGCCAGAAGTACCTATGGATAAATTTATTGATGCCGTGAAACAAGTTGTCAAAGCAAATGAAGAGTATATACCACCCTATGGAACTGGAGGAAGTTTATATATACGTCCGTATATTATTGGTGTAGGAGATAATATTGGTGTTGCTCCAGCGCCAGAGTATATTTTTTCAGTGTTTGTTATGCCAGTAGGAGCTTATTTTAAAGGTGGTTTAACACCAACAAGATTTATGGTGACAGAATACGACAGGGCCGCTCCAAATGGGACAGGAGCAGCAAAAGTTGGTGGTAACTATGCGGGTAGTTTGATTGTATCTAAAAAAGCAAAATCGCAGGGATTTAGTGATGCAGTTTATTTAGACCCTGCTACACATACAAAAATAGAAGAAATAGGAGCAGCGAATTTCTTTGGTATTACAAAAGACGGTAAAAAGTTTGTTACACCTAAATCTCCATCTATTTTACCAAGTATTACGAAATACTCTTTATTATATTTGGCAGAGCATCGTCTAGGGTTAGAAGTAGAAGAGGGCGATGTTTATATTGATAGATTGTCAGATTATAGTGAAGCGGGAGCATGTGGAACAGCAGCTGTTATTTCACCAATTGGTGCGATTGAGTACAGAGATAAAATTCATGTGTTTTACTCAGAAACCGAAGTGGGTCCAGTAACACGCCGCCTATATGACGAATTAGTTGGTATTCAATATGGTGATATTGATGCACCAGACGGTTGGATTGAAAAAGTATAA
- a CDS encoding GNAT family N-acetyltransferase has product MKFIVKEIKDKEEKEKISKEVLYDLPEWFGMPESTEEYITDSQDKPFLASFYQDEIVGFIVLNTTSPDCADIFVMGIKKKFHRQGAATQLNEAYEKLAKKLGYIYSQVKTVQSGHYKEYDITNSFYTSVGYKELEVFPTLWDEWNPCQIYIKYLGD; this is encoded by the coding sequence ATGAAATTTATCGTTAAAGAAATAAAAGATAAGGAAGAAAAGGAAAAAATTTCTAAGGAAGTTCTTTATGATCTCCCAGAATGGTTTGGTATGCCAGAAAGCACAGAAGAATATATCACTGACTCACAAGACAAACCTTTCTTGGCTTCTTTTTATCAAGATGAGATTGTAGGATTTATAGTTTTAAATACTACAAGCCCAGACTGTGCAGATATATTTGTAATGGGAATAAAAAAGAAATTTCACCGACAAGGTGCAGCAACACAATTAAATGAAGCGTATGAAAAATTAGCTAAGAAATTGGGATACATATATTCTCAAGTGAAAACAGTTCAATCTGGCCACTATAAAGAATATGATATTACGAATAGTTTCTATACTTCGGTAGGTTATAAGGAGTTAGAAGTATTTCCAACTTTATGGGATGAATGGAACCCTTGCCAAATTTACATTAAATATTTAGGAGATTAA